The segment TTCGGCGCGCCTTCGGCGCTTACCCGCAAAGGCGCCCTGACGAGCACGTTGCCCGGGCTCAGCGACGCCCACCCCCGCGCCCTGACGGCCCACATCGACACCCTTGGCGCTATGGTCGCCGAGATCAAGGCCAACGGGCGCCTGCGGCTCACCGCGCTCAACGGCCTGATGTGGCCCACCGTCGAGAGTGAAGGCTGCACCGTCCACGCGCGGGGCGGCACGAACGTGCGTGGCTCGCTCGTCTTGGCCAACGGTGCCGACCACGTCAACAAGGAGGCGCGGACCGCCCCTCGAAACGCCGACACGATGGAGGTCCGGATTGACGAACGCACGAGGAGCAATGAAGAGACCCAGCTGCTTGGCATCTGCGTCGGCGACTTCGTCAGCTTTGACCCCAGGTTTGAGAAGAGTGCCTCGGGGTTTGTCCGTAGCCGGTTCCTTGACGACAAGGCCTGTGTCGCTTGCCTGCTCGCCGCCGTCAAGGCGCTCCATGAGGCCGGCGTCAGTCCAGCCCAGCGCACCCACCTGCTGTTCAGCAACTATGAGGAGGTCGGGCACGGCGGTATGGACGGCCTGCCCGAGGACCTTGCCGAACTTCTCGTGCTGGACATGGCGGTGGTCGGCAGCGGATGCGCGGGCGACGAACACCACTGCTCCATCTGCCTCAAAGATTCCGCCAGCCCCTACAGTCGAGAACTCAGCGACAAGCTCATCGGCATCGCGGCGCGGGAAGGTGTCGAACTGGTGCCGGACGTCTATCCGTACTACGGGTCCGACGGCTCAGCGTACTGGCGTGCGGGAGGCCGGGCCCAAGTCGCCCTGATCGGGCCGGGCGTTGACACAAGCCACGGCTACGAGCGCACCCACACGGACGCCCTGAAGGACACCGCGACGATGATCGCGGAATACCTGCTGGAGGAGTGACCGGGCCCCTTCAGCCAAATCGCTCGACAAGAAGAGCCGCGGTCTGGGTGATGGCGTCGTCGGGCCCCAGCAGTTCGTCGATCTCTTCGAACGCCGCGAGCTGGGCCCCGCGGTCAAGGGTCTCGTCGAGCAAGGGCTCCAAGGCCGCGCGGACGGCTTCGGGCGTCGCCTGCCACAGGTACATCTCGGGCACC is part of the Fimbriimonadaceae bacterium genome and harbors:
- a CDS encoding M42 family metallopeptidase, encoding MPRLDVSTDYLLNVLEDLVNTPSPSGDTAWAVRFVQNELDSFGAPSALTRKGALTSTLPGLSDAHPRALTAHIDTLGAMVAEIKANGRLRLTALNGLMWPTVESEGCTVHARGGTNVRGSLVLANGADHVNKEARTAPRNADTMEVRIDERTRSNEETQLLGICVGDFVSFDPRFEKSASGFVRSRFLDDKACVACLLAAVKALHEAGVSPAQRTHLLFSNYEEVGHGGMDGLPEDLAELLVLDMAVVGSGCAGDEHHCSICLKDSASPYSRELSDKLIGIAAREGVELVPDVYPYYGSDGSAYWRAGGRAQVALIGPGVDTSHGYERTHTDALKDTATMIAEYLLEE